The Pelistega ratti genome window below encodes:
- a CDS encoding UTRA domain-containing protein — MKHFNQHAIPLYKQIQEYIMQQITSNAWKAGEKIPTEIDIAVQFKVSRMTVNKAISLLSEQGILFRVAGKGTFVKHHQAEMPLTTIVDLSQEIQQRGSTYSSKVLAQKQLIPAEDIAWHLGVKTGTKVSYVEILHLENNFPTMLERRYVNPLHAPDFITQDFQKITPTAYLLKHFPLSEIEQYIEAINALPEWESILNIPPQTACLQMFRRTWSNNILISYTCLVAVGSRYKLHSRYTPYE, encoded by the coding sequence ATGAAGCATTTTAATCAGCACGCTATTCCACTATATAAACAAATTCAAGAATATATTATGCAGCAAATTACTAGCAATGCATGGAAAGCAGGAGAAAAAATTCCTACAGAAATAGATATTGCCGTACAATTTAAAGTCAGCCGTATGACAGTGAATAAAGCCATTTCTTTACTTAGCGAACAAGGTATTTTATTTCGTGTTGCAGGAAAAGGCACTTTTGTTAAACACCATCAAGCTGAAATGCCCCTCACGACAATTGTTGATTTATCACAAGAGATTCAACAGCGTGGTAGCACCTATTCATCTAAGGTTTTAGCCCAAAAACAGCTTATTCCAGCAGAAGATATCGCTTGGCATTTAGGTGTTAAAACAGGTACAAAAGTCAGTTATGTAGAAATACTACACTTAGAAAATAATTTTCCTACTATGCTAGAAAGACGGTACGTTAATCCCCTACACGCCCCCGATTTTATTACACAAGATTTTCAGAAAATAACACCGACTGCTTATTTGTTAAAACATTTCCCTCTTAGCGAAATAGAACAATATATAGAAGCTATTAATGCCTTACCCGAATGGGAATCTATTTTAAATATCCCTCCTCAAACAGCCTGCTTACAAATGTTCCGCCGTACATGGTCAAATAATATTCTCATTAGCTATACTTGTTTAGTTGCAGTAGGTTCTCGATATAAGCTACATTCTCGTTATACACCCTATGAATAA